A single Vigna radiata var. radiata cultivar VC1973A chromosome 8, Vradiata_ver6, whole genome shotgun sequence DNA region contains:
- the LOC106770364 gene encoding pathogenesis-related protein 1C-like has product MSSFPVMSTFLLLLATAVSAHSGVDARKYFGYVPSVQDDSFTNQTLLAEEFLHGHNWIRMKYKLPSFAWDEKLASYARGYLMQRYEDCKLIHSNSNYGENIFWGKTRNWNPSEATFYWYVEKQWYDFKTLTCAPPPKSCGHFTQVVWRDSDRIGCALQNCHNPDMGMLIACEYDPPGNYANENPLQSHI; this is encoded by the coding sequence ATGTCTTCATTCCCAGTCATGTCTACCTTTCTCCTCCTCCTTGCCACAGCTGTCTCAGCCCATAGTGGCGTCGACGCCAGAAAATACTTCGGCTACGTCCCCTCGGTTCAGGATGACTCATTTACGAACCAAACGTTGCTGGCTGAGGAGTTCCTGCACGGGCACAACTGGATAAGGATGAAGTACAAGCTTCCCTCCTTCGCTTGGGACGAGAAACTTGCGTCCTACGCGCGGGGGTACCTCATGCAACGTTATGAGGATTGCAAACTCATCCACTCCAACTCCAACTACGGCGAGAACATCTTCTGGGGAAAGACGCGCAATTGGAATCCCTCCGAAGCTACCTTCTACTGGTACGTGGAGAAACAGTGGTACGATTTCAAAACTCTCACGTGCGCCCCGCCGCCAAAATCCTGTGGCCACTTCACCCAGGTAGTATGGCGCGACTCTGACCGAATCGGCTGCGCTCTTCAGAATTGCCACAACCCTGATATGGGCATGCTCATAGCATGCGAATACGATCCTCCTGGTAACTACGCCAATGAGAACCCTTTGCAATCACATATCTGA
- the LOC111242296 gene encoding uncharacterized protein LOC111242296 has product MTLSEAYNMGYKLIMRAGVCMNYAAGTTKPLLVVELEAANQQVADLKKDNTALTARVEELTKAAEDAKIKAKAALDASQKKVVSLQSSVETLQTDLDKAKSDNAELLKDKVSALAERDTLLKEKLALEDQVCQERELGFQQGIGQCHYFYNTPLEDPNFDIMKLFVDGKLVDLGGSASPTAEETSPIPTTAAPADATPP; this is encoded by the coding sequence ATGACTCTAAGTGAGGCATATAACATGGGATATAAGCTGATTATGCGTGCAGGCGTTTGCATGAACTACGCTGCTGGTACCACCAAACCTTTGTTGGTGGTGGAATTGGAAGCTGCCAACCAGCAAGTGGCTGATTTGAAGAAGGACAACACTGCCTTGACCGCTCGGGTGGAAGAGCTGACCAAGGCTGCTGAGGATGCTAAGATTAAAGCTAAGGCTGCTCTAGACGCCTCTCAAAAGAAAGTGGTTTCTCTGCAGTCTTCGGTTGAAACTCTGCAAACTGACCTTGATAAGGCCAAGTCCGATAATGCTGAACTATTGAAGGATAAAGTGAGTGCCCTTGCCGAACGAGACACTCTGCTGAAGGAAAAACTGGCCCTCGAGGATCAGGTGTGCCAAGAACGTGAACTTGGATTTCAGCAAGGTATAGGGCAATGTCACTACTTTTATAACACTCCCCTCGAGGATCCAAATTTTGACATCATGAAGCTATTCGTGGATGGGAAGTTGGTTGATCTTGGTGGTTCGGCTTCACCCACGGCTGAGGAAACATCTCCTATTCCAACCACTGCTGCACCTGCTGATGCTACACCACCTTGA